The following are from one region of the Natronosporangium hydrolyticum genome:
- the rsmH gene encoding 16S rRNA (cytosine(1402)-N(4))-methyltransferase RsmH, translating to MAEPRGAHVPVLWERCEQLLAPAFLAALAAGRQPVYVDATLGLGGHAAALLSAHPELTLVGIDRDPEALAAASARLTEFGPRVATAHAVYDQLAEVLAARGHRRVDGVLFDLGVSSLQLDLADRGFAYARPAPLDMRMDPGQELTAEMVVNTYSAGQLTRVLRDFGEERFAARIAGRIVRERQRAPLTSTERLANLVQEAIPAPARRTGGHPAKRTFQALRIEVNSELAALRAALPQAIDALAVGGRIVILSYHSLEDRIAKQELARRARSSAPPDLPVAPPGTEPTLRLLTRGAELPTAAEVAANRRAASAKLRAAERIAADGGGSSAGRHDKGGTTR from the coding sequence TTGGCTGAGCCGCGCGGTGCGCATGTACCGGTGCTGTGGGAACGGTGTGAACAGTTGCTCGCACCGGCGTTCCTGGCCGCTCTCGCAGCCGGCCGGCAACCGGTCTATGTGGACGCAACGCTTGGCCTGGGGGGGCACGCGGCGGCGCTGCTGTCGGCGCATCCGGAGCTGACCCTGGTCGGTATCGACCGGGACCCCGAGGCGCTGGCGGCTGCGTCGGCCCGGCTGACCGAGTTCGGTCCCCGGGTCGCCACGGCGCACGCGGTCTACGACCAGTTGGCCGAGGTGCTCGCCGCGCGGGGCCACCGCCGGGTCGACGGAGTCCTGTTCGATCTCGGCGTCTCCTCGTTGCAGTTGGACCTGGCCGACCGCGGTTTCGCCTACGCCCGACCGGCCCCGCTGGACATGCGGATGGACCCGGGGCAGGAGCTGACCGCCGAAATGGTGGTCAACACCTACTCTGCGGGCCAGTTGACCCGGGTGCTGCGGGACTTCGGCGAGGAGCGCTTCGCGGCCCGGATCGCGGGCCGGATCGTCCGGGAGCGGCAGCGGGCGCCGTTGACCTCGACCGAGCGGCTCGCCAACCTGGTGCAGGAGGCGATTCCGGCGCCGGCGAGGCGGACCGGCGGGCACCCGGCGAAGCGCACCTTCCAGGCGCTGCGGATCGAGGTCAACAGCGAGCTGGCAGCGTTGCGGGCGGCGCTGCCGCAGGCGATCGACGCGCTCGCGGTGGGCGGCCGAATTGTGATCCTCTCGTACCACTCGTTGGAGGACCGGATCGCCAAGCAGGAGCTGGCGCGCCGCGCCCGCAGCAGCGCGCCGCCGGACCTGCCGGTGGCGCCGCCCGGCACCGAACCAACTCTGCGGCTGCTCACCAGGGGAGCGGAGCTGCCGACGGCGGCCGAAGTGGCCGCCAATCGCCGAGCAGCCTCGGCGAAGCTTCGCGCGGCGGAGCGAATCGCGGCCGACGGTGGGGGATCGTCGGCCGGCCGGCACGACAAGGGGGGAACGACGAGATGA
- the ftsW gene encoding putative lipid II flippase FtsW, with product MRALLGRPAAVLRGLLDRPLTSYHLLLASTGLLLVIGLTMVFSATSVYAFATDGNAFAAIAEQATYAVFGLGAFWVCQRLPARTFRALGLPLLLVAFTLQGLLDLLSVASRVGLIGTPQLGPIGANVRWLEIGALSVQPSELAKFALVVWVADVLARKGSAVGWWRELARPLFPVVGLMLALVGYQDLGTMLCLVVLFVGMLWAAGVRLQVFAVMAVIGLAGVAFLVFLQRSYRMERLTAFLNPDCDVLDECYQAMQGRSALGDGGWFGVGLGNASHSWGWLPEGHNDFIFAVIGEELGVVGCLVVLGLFAVFAYTALRIARRVPDRFRRLAAAGVAAWIVGQTVINIGGVVGLLPITGLPLPFISAGGSALIVTMAAVGMLLSFARVEPAAARALHARPPAKWVQLLWAPLPPLPRDPAAAASDPSNRGTPRQEVR from the coding sequence ATGAGAGCCCTGCTCGGCCGCCCCGCGGCGGTGCTGCGGGGATTACTGGACCGGCCCCTTACCTCGTACCATCTGCTGCTGGCCAGCACCGGGCTGTTGCTGGTGATCGGCCTGACCATGGTCTTCTCGGCGACCAGTGTGTATGCCTTCGCCACTGACGGTAACGCCTTCGCCGCCATCGCCGAGCAGGCCACCTACGCGGTGTTCGGGCTCGGGGCGTTCTGGGTCTGCCAGCGGCTCCCGGCCCGTACCTTCCGGGCGCTGGGCCTGCCGCTGTTGTTGGTGGCGTTCACCCTGCAGGGGCTGCTCGACCTGCTCTCCGTCGCCTCCCGGGTCGGGCTGATCGGGACGCCGCAGCTCGGTCCGATCGGGGCGAACGTGCGATGGCTGGAGATCGGCGCGTTGTCGGTGCAGCCGTCTGAGTTGGCGAAGTTCGCCCTCGTGGTGTGGGTGGCGGATGTGTTGGCCCGCAAGGGGTCGGCGGTCGGGTGGTGGCGTGAACTGGCCCGGCCGCTGTTCCCAGTGGTGGGTTTGATGCTCGCGCTCGTGGGATACCAGGACCTCGGCACCATGTTGTGTCTGGTGGTGCTGTTCGTGGGCATGCTGTGGGCGGCCGGGGTGCGGCTGCAGGTGTTCGCGGTGATGGCGGTGATCGGCCTGGCCGGCGTTGCGTTCTTGGTTTTTCTCCAGCGCAGCTACCGGATGGAGCGGCTGACCGCGTTCCTGAATCCAGACTGCGACGTGCTGGACGAGTGTTATCAGGCGATGCAGGGCCGCAGCGCGCTCGGCGACGGCGGCTGGTTCGGGGTGGGGCTCGGCAACGCCAGCCACAGCTGGGGCTGGCTGCCGGAGGGGCACAACGACTTCATCTTCGCGGTGATCGGCGAAGAACTCGGCGTAGTGGGCTGCCTGGTTGTGTTGGGGCTGTTCGCCGTCTTCGCCTACACCGCGCTGCGGATTGCCCGGCGGGTGCCGGACCGGTTCCGGCGGTTGGCCGCCGCCGGGGTGGCTGCCTGGATCGTCGGACAGACCGTGATCAATATCGGTGGGGTGGTCGGGCTGTTGCCGATCACCGGATTGCCGTTGCCGTTCATCTCCGCTGGCGGCAGCGCGCTGATCGTCACGATGGCGGCGGTGGGGATGCTGCTGTCGTTCGCCCGGGTCGAGCCGGCCGCCGCCCGTGCCCTACACGCCCGACCGCCGGCGAAATGGGTCCAGCTACTCTGGGCGCCGTTGCCGCCGCTGCCGCGGGACCCAGCGGCCGCCGCGTCCGATCCCAGCAATCGAGGGACTCCCCGTCAGGAGGTACGTTGA
- the murD gene encoding UDP-N-acetylmuramoyl-L-alanine--D-glutamate ligase, giving the protein MTSSPPPGEAGMAGEGMMARDWQRPDVGARDWQRPDVGARDWQRPVVVAGAGVAGAAAARSLLRRGATVTVIDQRASAATDALAAEGARVVVAPEPPTGLFDGVTDLVVSPGFPPHHPLVAAAYAAGVAVYSEPELAWRLRSPESPAWLAVTGTNGKTTTVTMLAAMLRAAGLRAAAVGNIGAPLVDLTGHEVLAVELSSQQLHWSQTLAPQIGAWLNLADDHLEWHGGRAAYAEAKSAIWRSAGNGGVAVGNLDDPAVAERLPAGGVGFTLRPPAAGQLGVADGALVDRAFGGGELIRADAVRPAGAHNLANALAAAAVALGYGVPATAVAAGLAGYQPEPHRNAEVATLAQVRYVDDSKATNPHAALASLLSYPRVVWVAGGQLKGVAVDELVARVADRLAGAVLLGVDRAELAAALARHAPGVPVREVASTDDGAMAEVVRAAAGLARPGDTVLLAPAAASRDMYVDYAARGAAFVAAVTGLDPAGGAR; this is encoded by the coding sequence GTGACTTCCTCGCCGCCACCGGGTGAGGCGGGCATGGCCGGGGAGGGGATGATGGCCCGCGACTGGCAGCGGCCCGATGTTGGGGCCCGCGACTGGCAGCGGCCCGATGTTGGGGCCCGCGACTGGCAGCGGCCGGTGGTGGTGGCCGGCGCGGGGGTAGCCGGTGCCGCCGCCGCCCGGAGTCTGCTGCGACGGGGGGCCACCGTCACCGTGATCGACCAGCGGGCGTCGGCGGCGACCGATGCGCTGGCGGCCGAGGGCGCGAGGGTGGTGGTCGCGCCGGAGCCGCCGACCGGGCTCTTCGACGGGGTCACCGATCTGGTCGTCTCGCCCGGGTTCCCGCCCCACCATCCGCTGGTGGCGGCGGCCTACGCCGCCGGGGTGGCGGTTTACAGCGAACCAGAGCTGGCGTGGCGGCTGCGCTCGCCGGAGAGCCCGGCCTGGTTGGCGGTGACCGGCACCAACGGCAAGACCACCACGGTCACCATGCTGGCGGCGATGCTGCGGGCGGCCGGTCTGCGCGCCGCCGCCGTGGGCAACATCGGCGCCCCACTGGTCGACCTCACCGGCCATGAGGTGTTGGCAGTGGAGCTGTCCAGCCAGCAGCTGCACTGGTCGCAGACGTTGGCGCCGCAGATCGGGGCTTGGCTCAATCTCGCCGATGACCATCTTGAGTGGCACGGCGGCCGGGCCGCCTACGCCGAGGCGAAGTCCGCGATCTGGCGGTCGGCCGGCAACGGTGGAGTCGCGGTGGGCAATCTGGACGATCCGGCGGTGGCGGAGCGGCTGCCGGCTGGTGGGGTCGGATTCACCCTGCGGCCACCGGCCGCGGGCCAGCTCGGTGTCGCCGACGGGGCCCTGGTCGACCGCGCCTTCGGCGGCGGCGAACTGATCCGGGCCGACGCGGTCCGGCCGGCCGGGGCGCACAACCTCGCCAATGCGCTGGCCGCTGCGGCGGTGGCGCTCGGCTACGGGGTGCCCGCCACGGCGGTTGCCGCGGGGCTCGCCGGGTACCAGCCGGAACCGCACCGCAACGCCGAGGTCGCGACGCTGGCACAGGTCCGTTACGTGGATGACAGTAAGGCCACTAATCCGCACGCCGCGCTCGCGTCGTTGCTGTCCTATCCGCGGGTGGTGTGGGTCGCGGGCGGTCAGCTGAAGGGTGTGGCGGTCGACGAGTTGGTCGCACGGGTGGCCGACCGGTTGGCCGGCGCGGTGCTGCTGGGGGTCGATCGGGCGGAGCTGGCGGCGGCGTTGGCGCGACACGCGCCCGGGGTGCCGGTGCGTGAGGTCGCCAGCACCGATGATGGAGCCATGGCAGAGGTGGTACGGGCGGCTGCCGGGCTGGCCCGGCCCGGCGACACGGTGCTGTTGGCGCCGGCGGCCGCCTCGCGGGACATGTACGTCGACTATGCCGCCCGGGGCGCGGCGTTCGTCGCTGCGGTGACCGGGCTCGACCCGGCCGGTGGTGCCCGATGA
- the mraY gene encoding phospho-N-acetylmuramoyl-pentapeptide-transferase — MRAVVVAIAVAFLVSLLCTPWAIRAFSRLRAGQPVRSDGPQSHLPKQGTPTMGGVVFIVATLIAYVAGHLTLTTLPSAQIAQVGPTMTALVILGLFVFCGAIGFIDDYLKVRKRNSLGLSERSKLIGQLLVGAVFGVVALTFESTNGETVGSETLSFVRDIDWLNITQVGAVVVFILVVMATTNAVNLTDGLDGLATGTSVMVLGAYGLIAFWQYRHWCADPSYNLDYCYAVRDPLEVALLAGAVVGALVGFLWWNASPAKIFMGDTGSMAIGGMVAAMAVATRTVMLLPLLGGLFVIITMSLIIQRVSYKTTGKRVFRMSPLHHHFELAGWSEVNVVIRFWIIAGIAAAAGLGIFYGDFLAATG; from the coding sequence ATGAGAGCCGTTGTCGTCGCTATCGCGGTCGCCTTCCTGGTGTCACTGTTGTGCACCCCGTGGGCGATCCGAGCCTTTTCGCGGCTGCGGGCCGGGCAGCCGGTCCGCAGTGATGGTCCACAGAGTCACCTGCCCAAGCAGGGCACCCCGACCATGGGCGGGGTGGTCTTCATCGTCGCCACGCTGATCGCCTACGTGGCGGGTCACCTGACGCTGACCACCCTGCCCTCGGCACAGATCGCGCAGGTCGGGCCGACCATGACCGCGTTGGTGATTCTGGGGCTGTTCGTCTTCTGTGGCGCGATCGGCTTCATCGACGACTACCTCAAGGTGCGCAAGCGCAACAGTCTCGGGCTCTCCGAACGCAGCAAGCTCATCGGTCAGCTGTTGGTCGGCGCGGTCTTCGGCGTGGTGGCGTTGACCTTCGAGAGCACCAACGGCGAGACCGTCGGCAGCGAGACCCTCTCGTTCGTGCGGGACATCGACTGGCTGAACATCACCCAGGTCGGGGCGGTGGTCGTCTTCATCCTGGTGGTGATGGCCACGACCAACGCGGTGAACCTCACCGACGGGTTGGACGGGCTGGCCACCGGCACCTCGGTGATGGTGCTCGGCGCGTACGGCCTGATCGCGTTCTGGCAATACCGCCACTGGTGCGCCGACCCCAGCTACAACCTGGACTACTGCTATGCGGTCCGGGACCCGCTGGAGGTGGCGCTGCTCGCCGGGGCGGTCGTCGGCGCGCTGGTCGGGTTCCTGTGGTGGAACGCCTCGCCAGCGAAGATCTTCATGGGCGACACCGGGTCGATGGCGATCGGCGGCATGGTGGCCGCCATGGCGGTAGCCACCCGCACCGTGATGCTGCTGCCGCTGCTGGGCGGGCTGTTCGTCATCATCACCATGTCGCTGATCATTCAACGGGTCTCCTACAAGACCACCGGCAAACGAGTCTTCCGGATGTCGCCGCTGCACCACCACTTCGAGCTCGCCGGTTGGAGCGAGGTGAACGTGGTCATCCGGTTCTGGATCATCGCCGGGATCGCGGCCGCGGCGGGGCTGGGGATTTTCTACGGTGACTTCCTCGCCGCCACCGGGTGA
- a CDS encoding YhcB family protein, whose product MTDTVSVRAEVAPPPVVAVPRTPFVVLVLLAVAGGVLGILLLNTKINENAFVLYELRQEQATLDQREQQLDREIAQSSSTAQLEAAARQIGLVDLRDDVVHLRLPAAPAHDEPAQQLEAQG is encoded by the coding sequence ATGACGGATACTGTGTCCGTTCGGGCAGAGGTGGCGCCACCACCGGTGGTGGCGGTGCCGCGGACCCCGTTCGTGGTGCTGGTGCTGTTAGCGGTGGCCGGTGGCGTGCTCGGCATCCTGCTACTCAACACCAAAATCAACGAGAACGCCTTCGTCCTGTACGAGCTGCGTCAGGAACAGGCCACCTTGGACCAGCGGGAGCAGCAGCTCGACCGGGAGATCGCGCAGTCCAGTTCGACGGCGCAGCTGGAGGCGGCGGCGCGGCAGATCGGGCTGGTGGATCTGCGGGACGACGTGGTGCACCTGCGGCTACCCGCCGCTCCGGCCCACGACGAGCCGGCGCAGCAGCTGGAGGCGCAGGGATGA
- a CDS encoding peptidoglycan D,D-transpeptidase FtsI family protein, translated as MSKRRSDSRLGEARAYHPRGRTVRDQQSAGRAGRTGDPYRSVLQVFAEPAEVTRQREEAGERKGSASNDSAGKSGGPAKSSGQAKTGGPAKSAGAAKPGGPAKPARRGGSPVRSKPGGKPASRSKPGAGGKGSKPAPRRGGQRGRSGPPRLANSKQRLRLATALAMVMFSLIGLRLVEMQLTDGPAYAASGLENRLQKVTLPASRGAIYDREGNVLAISTEARYVFADPSMVDDPEYTAEVLRPLLGIPASELAQRLTPEPGEDGTVSRFEWLARGIEVARAEEIMALNLPGIGTGQDEQRIVPGHDLGANLIGFTGTDLTGLEGLEAAYDEVLRGVDGEREYEGGAGVSSGRQIPGGYLTETPPKPGSDLRLTIDMDLQYEAQRILADQLRAVDASFGAAVVLDPRSGEVLAQASYPTYNAADPQSVPPEERVDAATATVFDPGSTHKPLVFGAALEEGVIAPGDTLVVDPSTTRGDQSFQDTYPHAHGTELTLPAVMAFSSNVGTIQVADDLGSDQLYAYQQAFGLGQPTGVGMPGEAAGALLPPSDWYGSSYGSVPIGHSVDVTTLQLAAAYGAIANDGVWVQPRLVQSVVAPDGSETVTGDPESRRVLSDDNAAYVRELLEAVVTVPNGTGVTAAVPDYRVGGKTGTGKVVEEGEYADGDVATFVGMAPIDHPRYVIAVVAHTPNGGGGAVAAPAFQEMMGFTLKHYRVPPAATEPPTFELYP; from the coding sequence ATGAGTAAGCGACGCAGCGACAGCCGGCTCGGGGAGGCCCGGGCGTACCATCCCCGCGGGCGGACCGTGCGCGACCAGCAGTCGGCTGGCCGGGCTGGCCGTACCGGCGATCCCTACCGCAGCGTGTTGCAGGTCTTCGCCGAGCCGGCGGAGGTCACCCGGCAGCGCGAGGAAGCCGGCGAGCGTAAGGGCAGCGCCAGTAACGACAGCGCAGGCAAGAGCGGTGGTCCGGCGAAGAGCAGCGGCCAGGCCAAGACCGGTGGTCCGGCCAAGAGCGCTGGCGCGGCCAAGCCCGGTGGTCCGGCGAAGCCGGCGCGGCGCGGCGGGTCACCGGTCCGCAGTAAGCCCGGTGGCAAGCCGGCTTCGCGCTCGAAGCCGGGCGCGGGTGGCAAGGGCAGCAAGCCCGCCCCGCGCCGAGGTGGCCAGCGTGGCCGGAGCGGGCCGCCGCGGCTGGCCAACTCCAAGCAGCGCCTGCGGCTGGCTACGGCGCTCGCCATGGTGATGTTCTCGCTGATCGGGCTCCGGCTGGTCGAGATGCAGTTGACCGACGGCCCGGCGTACGCCGCCAGCGGCCTGGAGAATCGGCTGCAGAAGGTGACTTTGCCCGCGTCGCGGGGGGCGATCTACGACCGGGAAGGCAACGTCCTGGCGATCAGCACCGAGGCGCGCTATGTCTTCGCCGATCCGTCGATGGTGGACGATCCTGAGTACACCGCCGAGGTGCTTCGTCCGCTGCTCGGCATCCCCGCCTCCGAGCTGGCGCAGCGGTTGACTCCGGAGCCGGGTGAGGACGGCACGGTCTCCCGGTTCGAGTGGCTTGCCCGCGGGATCGAGGTCGCCCGGGCGGAAGAGATCATGGCGCTGAACCTGCCCGGCATCGGTACCGGGCAGGACGAGCAGCGGATCGTCCCCGGCCACGACCTGGGCGCCAACCTGATCGGCTTCACCGGCACCGACCTGACCGGGCTCGAGGGGCTGGAGGCCGCCTACGACGAGGTGTTGCGGGGAGTAGATGGCGAACGGGAGTACGAGGGCGGGGCCGGGGTCAGCTCGGGTCGGCAGATTCCCGGTGGCTACCTGACCGAGACCCCGCCGAAGCCCGGCAGCGATCTGCGCCTCACCATCGACATGGATCTGCAGTATGAAGCGCAGCGGATCCTCGCCGACCAGCTGCGGGCGGTGGACGCCAGCTTCGGGGCGGCGGTGGTGCTCGACCCGCGCAGCGGCGAGGTGCTCGCCCAGGCGAGCTACCCGACCTACAACGCAGCCGACCCGCAGAGCGTGCCGCCCGAGGAGCGGGTAGATGCCGCCACCGCCACGGTCTTTGACCCGGGCTCCACGCACAAGCCGCTGGTCTTCGGCGCGGCCCTGGAAGAGGGCGTGATCGCGCCCGGCGACACCCTGGTGGTCGACCCGTCGACCACTCGGGGCGACCAGAGTTTCCAGGACACCTATCCACATGCCCACGGCACCGAGCTGACCCTGCCGGCGGTGATGGCCTTCTCCTCCAACGTCGGCACCATCCAGGTCGCCGACGACCTCGGCAGCGACCAGCTGTACGCGTACCAGCAGGCATTCGGGCTGGGGCAGCCGACCGGGGTGGGGATGCCGGGCGAGGCCGCTGGCGCGCTGTTGCCGCCGTCGGACTGGTACGGCTCGTCGTACGGATCGGTGCCGATCGGCCATAGCGTGGATGTGACCACGCTCCAGCTGGCCGCGGCGTACGGGGCGATCGCCAACGATGGGGTCTGGGTGCAGCCACGGCTGGTCCAGTCCGTGGTGGCGCCGGACGGTAGCGAAACAGTCACCGGTGATCCCGAGAGTCGCCGGGTGCTCAGCGACGACAACGCCGCGTACGTCCGGGAGTTGTTGGAGGCGGTGGTGACCGTGCCGAACGGCACCGGGGTGACCGCGGCGGTGCCCGACTACCGGGTCGGCGGCAAGACCGGTACCGGCAAGGTGGTCGAAGAGGGGGAGTACGCCGACGGCGATGTGGCGACCTTCGTCGGCATGGCGCCGATCGACCACCCGCGCTATGTGATCGCGGTGGTGGCGCACACCCCCAACGGCGGCGGTGGCGCGGTCGCCGCCCCCGCCTTCCAGGAAATGATGGGCTTCACGCTCAAGCATTACCGGGTGCCGCCGGCCGCCACCGAGCCGCCCACCTTCGAGCTGTACCCGTGA
- a CDS encoding UDP-N-acetylmuramoyl-L-alanyl-D-glutamate--2,6-diaminopimelate ligase — MSTLPRPPRLLPCPLAELAAVVGLPAEPVPVTGGPAAPVPVTGGPAAPVLVTGVTHASDAVQPGDLYAALPGQRRHGAEFVAAAAAAGARAVLTDRAGADAAATAGLPALIVPNPRAVLGLVAARVYGDPTARLPVIGITGTAGKTTTAYLVEAGLRAAGRTPALLGTVETRLDDLVVDSVRTTPEATDLHALFALAEQRGVDAVAMEVSSHALELDRVGGVRFAVGGWTNFGLDHLDFHPDVAAYFAAKAKLFDGRCEVEVLNADDPALNSLMKPQTVTYSAAGDPAASWYASKITGAVEQSFLAHGPAGAVTAGVRLPGRHNVANALLAMAALTSLGIDPAVAADGIAGCPGVPGRLERVGDGPVLGVVDYAHKPDAIVAALAALRPVAAARRGRLICVIGAGGDRDPGKRSLMGQAAARGADLVVITDDNPRTEDPAAIRAAVIEGARTVAGAAVVEVAGRRRALYEAVGRSAPGDVVAVLGKGHERGQEIDGEIRPFDDRELLAQALTEAAT; from the coding sequence GTGTCAACGCTGCCCCGGCCACCACGGCTGCTGCCGTGTCCGCTGGCCGAACTCGCCGCCGTGGTCGGCCTTCCCGCAGAGCCGGTGCCGGTCACCGGCGGCCCCGCAGCGCCGGTGCCGGTCACCGGCGGACCTGCAGCGCCGGTGCTGGTTACCGGGGTAACCCACGCCAGCGACGCGGTGCAGCCGGGAGACCTGTACGCCGCCCTGCCGGGGCAACGCCGGCACGGTGCCGAGTTCGTGGCCGCCGCCGCAGCCGCGGGCGCCCGGGCCGTCCTCACCGACCGGGCTGGCGCCGACGCCGCTGCGACGGCAGGCTTACCGGCCCTGATCGTCCCGAATCCCCGGGCGGTGCTCGGGCTGGTCGCGGCCCGGGTCTACGGCGACCCGACCGCCCGGCTACCAGTCATCGGCATCACCGGCACCGCCGGCAAGACCACCACCGCGTACCTGGTCGAGGCCGGTCTGCGAGCCGCCGGCCGGACCCCGGCGTTACTCGGCACCGTGGAGACCCGGTTGGATGACCTGGTCGTCGACAGCGTCCGCACCACCCCGGAGGCGACCGATCTGCACGCCCTGTTCGCGCTGGCGGAGCAACGGGGGGTGGACGCGGTGGCGATGGAGGTCTCCAGCCACGCGCTGGAGCTCGACCGGGTCGGCGGGGTGCGGTTCGCCGTCGGCGGGTGGACCAACTTCGGCCTGGACCACCTCGACTTCCACCCGGACGTGGCGGCCTACTTCGCGGCGAAGGCGAAGCTGTTCGACGGCCGGTGCGAGGTCGAGGTGCTCAACGCCGACGACCCCGCGCTCAATTCGCTGATGAAACCACAGACGGTTACCTACTCCGCCGCCGGCGACCCGGCCGCAAGCTGGTACGCCAGCAAGATCACCGGCGCGGTCGAGCAGAGCTTCCTGGCGCACGGGCCGGCTGGGGCGGTCACCGCCGGGGTACGCCTGCCGGGCCGCCACAACGTCGCCAACGCACTGCTGGCGATGGCCGCGCTGACGTCGCTCGGGATCGACCCGGCGGTGGCGGCGGACGGGATCGCCGGCTGCCCCGGCGTGCCCGGCCGGCTGGAGCGGGTGGGCGACGGCCCGGTGCTCGGAGTGGTCGACTACGCCCACAAACCTGACGCCATCGTGGCGGCGCTCGCCGCACTGCGTCCGGTCGCCGCCGCCCGCCGGGGCCGGCTCATCTGTGTGATCGGCGCCGGCGGGGACCGCGACCCCGGCAAGCGGTCGCTGATGGGGCAGGCGGCGGCACGCGGCGCGGACCTGGTGGTCATCACTGACGACAATCCGCGTACCGAGGACCCGGCGGCGATCCGGGCAGCGGTGATCGAGGGGGCCCGAACGGTGGCGGGCGCCGCCGTGGTGGAGGTGGCGGGGCGCCGCCGGGCCCTCTACGAGGCGGTGGGCCGGTCCGCCCCCGGCGACGTGGTGGCGGTGCTCGGCAAGGGCCACGAACGCGGTCAGGAGATCGACGGCGAGATCCGGCCGTTTGACGACCGGGAACTGTTGGCCCAGGCGCTCACGGAGGCGGCGACGTGA
- a CDS encoding UDP-N-acetylmuramoyl-tripeptide--D-alanyl-D-alanine ligase, translating into MIGLTMAEVAAATGGTLTGVAPEVRVTGSVEHDSRRVGPGGLFVALVGERVDGHDFVPAALASGAVAVLGTRPLDGAPMVLVDDPLAALAALARAVCDRLTPDLRVIGVTGSSGKTTTKDLLAQLTTALGATVAPAGSLNNELGHPYTVLRADPDTRFLVLEKAARGLGHIAYLCRVAPPQIGVVLNVGVAHLGEFGSVEAIAQAKGELVEALPADGLAVLNADDPAVAAMAARTAARVVLVGESAAAEVRAADVTLDDRGRPGYTLVTPEGSAPVRLQVTGAHQVGNTLAVAAVGRELGLPVTELAAALGTLRVTSARRMDVFDRPDGITVIDDSYNANPASTEAALRALVSLGSGRRTVAVLGYLAELGEHERSGHEQVGALAAELGVDALVVVGDEAAPIHAGADLARARRVWGGESVLVSDQDAAVAWLRDHLDPGDVVLVKGSRYRTWEVADWLRPAAAPVAGAEVARG; encoded by the coding sequence GTGATCGGGTTGACGATGGCGGAGGTGGCCGCGGCCACCGGCGGCACGCTCACCGGTGTGGCCCCGGAGGTCCGGGTGACCGGCTCGGTCGAGCACGATTCGCGACGGGTCGGACCGGGCGGGCTGTTCGTAGCGCTGGTCGGCGAACGAGTCGACGGGCACGATTTCGTCCCGGCCGCGCTGGCCAGCGGCGCCGTCGCGGTGCTGGGCACCCGGCCGCTCGACGGGGCGCCGATGGTGCTGGTTGACGACCCGTTGGCGGCGTTGGCGGCGCTGGCCCGGGCGGTCTGCGACCGGCTCACCCCGGACCTGCGGGTGATCGGGGTGACCGGCTCCTCCGGCAAGACCACCACCAAGGATCTACTCGCCCAGCTCACCACCGCGCTCGGCGCCACGGTGGCGCCGGCCGGCTCGCTGAACAACGAGCTCGGACACCCGTACACGGTGTTGCGGGCCGACCCCGACACCCGCTTCCTGGTGTTGGAGAAGGCCGCCCGCGGTCTGGGGCACATCGCCTACCTGTGCCGGGTGGCGCCACCCCAGATCGGGGTGGTTCTCAACGTCGGCGTCGCGCATCTCGGCGAATTCGGCAGCGTCGAGGCGATCGCGCAGGCCAAGGGCGAACTGGTGGAGGCGCTGCCGGCCGACGGGCTAGCGGTGCTCAACGCCGACGATCCGGCGGTCGCGGCGATGGCCGCCCGGACCGCCGCCCGGGTGGTGCTCGTCGGGGAGTCGGCCGCCGCCGAGGTTCGGGCCGCCGACGTCACGCTCGACGACCGGGGTCGGCCGGGCTACACCTTGGTCACTCCGGAGGGGAGCGCGCCGGTGCGGCTGCAGGTGACCGGAGCCCATCAGGTCGGCAACACTCTGGCGGTGGCCGCGGTCGGCCGGGAACTGGGCCTGCCGGTGACCGAATTGGCGGCGGCACTGGGGACGCTGCGGGTCACCTCGGCGCGCCGGATGGATGTCTTCGACCGCCCCGACGGGATCACCGTCATCGACGATTCGTACAACGCTAACCCAGCCTCGACCGAGGCGGCGCTGCGGGCACTGGTAAGCCTCGGCAGCGGCCGGCGTACCGTGGCGGTGCTCGGCTACCTGGCCGAGTTGGGTGAGCACGAGCGTTCCGGGCACGAGCAGGTCGGCGCCCTCGCCGCCGAACTCGGTGTGGACGCGCTGGTGGTGGTCGGTGACGAAGCGGCGCCGATCCATGCCGGCGCCGACCTCGCCCGGGCGCGGCGAGTGTGGGGAGGAGAGTCAGTGTTGGTGTCCGATCAGGACGCGGCGGTGGCCTGGCTGCGGGACCATCTGGACCCCGGTGACGTGGTGCTGGTCAAGGGCTCCCGGTACCGGACCTGGGAGGTTGCCGACTGGCTGCGGCCGGCGGCGGCCCCGGTCGCGGGAGCGGAGGTGGCGCGCGGATGA